In a single window of the Papaver somniferum cultivar HN1 chromosome 8, ASM357369v1, whole genome shotgun sequence genome:
- the LOC113302322 gene encoding post-GPI attachment to proteins factor 3-like: MKNSYWVVSVVLLGVSCCFIQVVDSSPGDSDPLYKTCVEQCKNTGCVGENCFQHCRFSSDGVSADGKWYMQEPLYLRWKQWDCQSDCRYHCMLDREQERENLGKAPVKYHGKWPFKRVFGIQEPVSVAFSAFNLAMQFHGWLSFFLLLCYKLPLRPETRKPYYEFSGLWHIYGLLAMNSWFWSAVFHSRDVDLTEKIDYSSAVALLGFSLILAFLRTFNVRHEASRVMISAPLLAFITTHILYLNFYQLDYGWNMKVCVVMGVTQLLLWAVWAGVTRHPSRWKLWVVVVGGGLAMLLEIYDFPPYMGFVDAHALWHLTTIPLTYLWWSFIKDDAEFRTSELVKKVK, encoded by the exons GACTTGTGTAGAGCAGTGCAAGAATACAGGGTGTGTAGGAGAAAACTGTTTTCAACACTGTAGATTCTCCTCTGATGGCGTGTCTGCCGATGGTAAGTGGTACATGCAGGAACCACTTTATCTAAGGTGGAAGCAATGGGACTGCCAGAGTGACTGCCGCTACCACTGCATGCTTGATAGAGAGCAAGAGAGAGAGAATCTTGGCAAAGCTCCAGTCAAGTACCATGGTAAATGGCCCTTCAAGCGAGTCTTCGGGATTCAG GAGCCCGTATCTGTGGCATTTTCTGCTTTTAACCTAGCCATGCAATTCCATGGATGGTtatctttcttccttcttctgtGCTACAAGTTGCCTCTACGACCTGAAACTAGAAAACCTTACTACGAATTCAGTGGCTTATGGCATATTTATGGCCTCCTAGCGATGAATTCCTGGTTCTGGAGTGCTGTTTTTCACAGTCG AGACGTGGATCTTACAGAAAAGATTGACTACTCCTCGGCTGTAGCATTACTTGGATTCAGCCTCATTCTGGCATTTTTACGTACTTTCAATGTGAGGCATGAAGCATCTAGAGTCATGATTTCTGCTCCATTACTGGCATTTATTACCACCCATATTTTATACCTCAACTTTTACCAACTTGATTATG GTTGGAACATGAAAGTGTGTGTTGTAATGGGAGTGACGCAGCTTCTCTTATGGGCTGTCTGGGCAGGCGTAACTCGTCACCCTTCAAGGTGGAAGTTGTGGGTGGTTGTTGTGGGAGGTGGACTTGCAATGCTTTTGGAGATCTATGATTTCCCTCCATACATGGGATTTGTTGACGCCCATGCTCTCTGGCACTTAACCACAATACCCCTCACCTACCTTTGGTGGAGCTTCATCAAGGATGATGCGGAGTTCAGGACTTCAGAACTTGTCAAGAAGGTTAAGTAA
- the LOC113302323 gene encoding pentatricopeptide repeat-containing protein At5g48910-like, with translation MREMIQIHAKKIKTGRIRDPFAAAEILQFCALTNHGDLQYARLVFDRMEEPNCFSFNTIIRAFSETNNQSIESLIIFGQMLYNEFVEPNRFTFPSVLKACAKMRRIEEGKQVHCQIIKRGLGLDIDEFIVSNLVRMYAICGLMKDARKLFDKSGVTTKESISDGNVVLWNVMIDGYIRIGDFDSARQLFDLMPQRSVVSWNGMIAGYAQNGYFKEALEIFQKMQLENGCPNYVTLVSVLPAISRLGALELGKWVHLYCGRNKIEVDDVLGSALIDMYSKCGSIEKAIQVFERLPRRNPVTWNAIIGGLSVHGRAVDALDYFDKMEMEGVKPTDVCYISVLSACSHAGLVDEGRLYFDQMVRIDGLDPRIEHYGCMVDLLGRAGLFEEAEEFISKMPIKPDGVIWKALLGACKMHGNIEMGQRVAKKLMDLAPSDSGSYVALSNIYASLGDWEGVSAVRLMMKEKDIRKNPGCSWIELDGTIHEFLVEDESHPRAREIRLMLEEMSEKLRLNGYKPDTKQVLLNMDEEERESLVFHHSEKIAVAFGLISTKRNAPLQIVKNLRICGDCHSSMKFISRIYNRRIIVRDRNRFHHFENGVCSCMDYW, from the coding sequence ATGAGAGAGATGATTCAAATCCACGCCAAAAAGATCAAAACTGGTCGTATAAGAGACCCCTTCGCTGCTGCTGAGATCTTACAGTTTTGTGCTTTAACAAATCATGGAGATTTACAGTATGCTCGTTTAGTTTTTGATCGTATGGAGGAACCTAATTGTTTCTCTTTTAACACTATTATCAGAGCTTTTTCTGAAACAAACAATCAATCCATAGAGTCTCTTATCATTTTCGGTCAAATGCTGTATAATGAATTCGTCGAACCAAATCGATTTACGTTTCCATCAGTTTTAAAAGCATGTGCGAAGATGAGAAGaattgaagaaggaaaacaaGTTCATTGTCAGATTATTAAACGGGGGTTGGGTTTAGACATAGATGAGTTTATTGTTAGTAATCTTGTTCGAATGTATGCGATTTGTGGGCTCATGAAGGATGCAAGGAAACTGTTTGATAAAAGTGGTGTAACAACAAAGGAGTCCATTAGTGATGGAAATGTAGTTCTTTGGAATGTAATGATTGATGGGTACATAAGAATTGGGGATTTTGATTCAGCGAGGCAGTTATTTGATTTAATGCCTCAAAGAAGCGTGGTTTCGTGGAATGGAATGATTGCAGGTTATGCACAAAATGGTTACTTCAAAGAGGCTTTGGAGATATTCCAAAAGATGCAGTTGGAAAATGGTTGTCCGAATTATGTGACGCTGGTTAGTGTTCTCCCTGCAATTTCTCGTCTTGGTGCACTTGAGTTGGGGAAATGGGTTCATTTGTATTGCGGGAGGAACAAGATTGAGGTAGATGATGTACTCGGGTCTGCTTTGATTGATATGTACTCGAAATGTGGGAGCATAGAAAAGGCTATTCAGGTATTTGAGAGACTTCCACGAAGAAATCCTGTTACTTGGAATGCCATCATTGGAGGGTTATCTGTGCATGGCCGAGCAGTTGATGCGCTTGATTATTTCGATAAGATGGAAATGGAAGGAGTGAAGCCGACTGATGTTTGTTATATTAGCGTGCTGAGTGCGTGCAGTCATGCAGGGTTGGTTGATGAAGGAAGATTGTATTTTGACCAAATGGTAAGGATAGATGGGTTAGATCCTAGGATTGAACATTATGGATGTATGGTAGATTTGTTAGGTCGTGCAGGATTATTTGAAGAAGCCGAGGAGTTTATATCGAAAATGCCGATCAAGCCAGACGGTGTAATCTGGAAAGCCTTGTTAGGTGCTTGCAAGATGCATGGTAATATTGAGATGGGACAACGTGTGGCGAAAAAACTTATGGATTTAGCTCCAAGTGATAGTGGTTCATATGTAGCTCTTTCAAATATTTATGCGTCTTTGGGAGATTGGGAAGGTGTTTCAGCAGTGAGACTGATGATGAAAGAGAAGGATATAAGGAAAAACCCAGGTTGTAGCTGGATCGAACTCGATGGAACAATTCATGAATTCCTAGTGGAAGATGAATCTCATCCTAGAGCACGAGAGATACGTTTAATGTTGGAGGAGATGAGtgagaaattgagattaaatGGGTATAAACCTGATACTAAGCAAGTGCTGCTAAACATGGATGAGGAAGAGAGGGAAAGTCTGGTTTTTCACCACAGTGAAAAGATTGCAGTGGCGTTTGGGTTAATCAGTACCAAGAGAAATGCACCATTACAGATAGTCAAGAACTTGAGGATCTGTGGGGATTGCCATTCGTCGATGAAATTCATATCAAGAATTTATAATCGAAGGATAATCGTAAGGGATAGAAATCGATTCCACCATTTTGAGAACGGAGTGTGTTCATGTATGGATTATTGGTGA
- the LOC113302324 gene encoding uncharacterized protein LOC113302324 — protein MIALFCRRSMSMQTDCFARKLFCSSSSPLVSVPLPSRRETHLWYVIPDEVKDASLQNQYMKLLSPCEKKTVLQMQGDRLQKGSLLARALVRTTLARYTDTQVSPNLLKFQKNNFGKPEVEWEHDEQWNPPSLHFNISHSSSLIACGVTVDMPIGIDVEEKQRKTKNSTMSFARRYFSPHEVERLHAIVDPEVQRHEFIKLWTLKEAYVKALGRGFSASPFKTFAIQFRQKPKSGLHVTLDSHSEDFKIVVEPLNASEDVKTNWQFGLFELARSHYAAICVGNNKTTEGEENHPLKLKVWRTIPFVEDECVSGSDSVVALSGLT, from the coding sequence ATGATTGCATTATTCTGTAGAAGGAGTATGTCGATGCAGACGGATTGTTTCGCGAGGAAGCTCTTTTGTTCGTCATCATCACCTTTGGTTTCGGTACCACTTCCTTCTCGAAGGGAAACCCATCTTTGGTACGTTATACCTGATGAAGTAAAGGATGCATCCCTCCAAAATCAGTATATGAAGCTATTATCACCATGTGAAAAGAAAACTGTTTTACAGATGCAAGGAGACAGACTTCAGAAAGGATCCTTGCTAGCTCGTGCTCTGGTGCGCACTACTCTTGCAAGATATACAGATACACAAGTCAGTCCGAATTTATTGAAGTTCCAGAAGAACAATTTTGGGAAGCCAGAGGTAGAATGGGAGCATGATGAACAGTGGAACCCACCATCCTTGCATTTTAACATCTCACATTCATCATCTTTGATAGCCTGTGGTGTAACTGTAGATATGCCTATAGGAATTGATGTCGAAGAGAAGCAAAGGAAGACAAAAAATAGTACCATGTCTTTTGCTCGACGTTATTTCTCACCTCATGAAGTGGAACGCTTGCATGCAATTGTGGATCCCGAGGTTCAACGGCATGAGTTTATCAAATTGTGGACACTTAAGGAAGCATATGTCAAAGCACTGGGCAGGGGTTTCTCGGCTTCACCTTTCAAGACTTTTGCCATCCAATTCAGACAGAAACCTAAATCCGGCTTACATGTTACCCTGGATTCTCACTCCGAGGATTTTAAAATAGTTGTTGAACCTCTCAACGCTTCGGAGGACGTCAAAACTAATTGGCAGTTTGGACTATTTGAACTGGCAAGATCACACTATGCAGCCATTTGCGTAGGAAACAACAAGACGACTGAAGGCGAAGAGAATCACCCACTGAAATTGAAGGTCTGGAGGACCATCCCGTTCGTAGAAGATGAATGTGTTTCTGGATCTGATTCGGTTGTAGCTCTCAGTGGACTGACCTAG